GAGCTTGCTATCGTATTTGGTCGTACCAAACGCCGTGTAGATGAATTGACTCGTGGACTTAAAATTCGTGGCTTCCGTGCAGAAGGAATTCATGGTGACTTAGACCAAAATAAACGTCTTCGTGTCCTTCGTGATTTTAAAAATGGGAATCTTGATGTTCTAGTTGCGACAGACGTGGCAGCACGTGGTTTGGATATCTCAGGTGTGACCCATGTCTACAACTACGATATTCCACAAGACCCTGAAAGTTACGTTCACCGTATCGGTCGTACAGGTCGTGCTGGTAAGTCAGGTCAATCTATTACTTTCGTAGCACCAAATGAAATGGGTTACCTTCAAATCATCGAAAACTTGACTAAGAAACGCATGAAAGGCTTGAAACCAGCAACAGCAGAAGAAGCCTTCCAAGCTAAGAAACAAGTAGCGCTCAAGAAAATCGAACGAGACTTCGCAGACGAAGCCATTCGTGGGAACTTTGAAAAATTTGCTAAAGATGCTCGTAAATTGGCTGCAGAATTTAGTCCAGAAGAATTGGCTATGTATATCTTGAGTCTGACTGTCCAAGATCCAGACAGCCTTCCTGAAGTGGAGATTGCGCGTGAAAAACCACTGCCATTTAAACCATCAGGTAATGGATTCGGTGGCAAAGGTAAGGGAGGTCGTGGAGGCCGTCGTGGGGACGACCGTCGAGACCGTGATCGCCGCGGCAATGGTCGCCGTGATGACTTCAAGAAAGGCAGTCGCGGGAACGATCGTTTTGATAAAGACAGACGTTATCGTAATAAAGACAATAAAAAACCTCACAACACTTCAAGCGAAAAGAAAACCGGCTTTGTTATTCGTAACAAAGGAGACAAATAGAAAAAAGCGATTCACAGTGTGAATCGCTTTTATATATAAGGAGACCGATAGTAAAAGAAGATGGTGATAGTAAAGGATAGGTGAAACGGAAAGGGATTTATCATGTCATCTTCTTATAATATTATAATATAAAAAATAAAATAGGATGTCAATAAAAAAATCGCTTTTTTCTAAAATATTTTTGCTGTTCAAAATTGCAATTAAATAAGCAATTTTCAGATAATAATTGAAAATTCACGCTCTTTATGTTATAATGGTAGCGATTAAATGCGAGGTAAAAAATGGCACACTTATTAGAAAAAACAAGAAAAATTACTTCTATTTTGAAACGCTCAGAGGAGCAACTTCAAGATGAACTTCCTTACAATGCGATTACACGCCAGTTGGCAGATATTATTGATTGTAACGCTTGTATTGTGAATAGCAAGGGACGCCTTTTAGGCTACTTCATGCGTTATAAAACGAATACAGATCGTGTAGAGCAGTTTTTTCAAACTAAGATTTTTCCAGATGATTATATTCAAGGTGCAAACATGATCTATGATACGGAAGCCAACCTTCCTGTTGAACATGATTTGACCATTTTCCCTGTAGAGAGCCGTGCAGATTTTCCAGATGGTTTGACGACCATTGCTCCGATTCATGTATCAGGGATTCGCCTAGGTTCGTTGATCATTTGGCGCAATGATAAGAAATTTGAAGATGAAGATTTGATTCTTGTTGAGATTGCGAGCACGGTGGTAGGGATTCAACTGCTGAACTTCCAACGTGAAGAGGATGAGAAAAATATTCGCCGTCGTACTGCTGTTACCATGGCGGTTAATACCCTTTCCTATTCAGAACTTCGTGCCGTATCAGCTATTTTAGCTGAGTTGGATGGAAATGAAGGGCAGCTGACTGCATCAGTTATTGCAGATCGTATTGGCATTACGCGCTCAGTGATTGTCAATGCGCTTCGTAAATTGGAGTCGGCGGGAATTATTGAGAGTCGTTCATTAGGAATGAAGGGGACTTATCTCAAAGTTCTAATTGGTGATATTTTTGAGGAAGTGAAAAAGAGGGACTACTAATGACAAAGGCTTTAATCTCGATTGACTATACAGAGGATTTCGTAGCAGACCATGGAAAGCTAACTGCTGGAGCACCTGCTCAAGCAATATCAAAAGCCATTGATCAGGTAACCAGATTAGCTTTTGAGCGTGGGGACTATGTCTTTTTTACCATTGATGCTCATGAGGAGAAGGATACATTCCACCCAGAAAGCAAGCTTTTTCCACCGCACAACATCATCGGAACTAGTGGGCGTAACCTTTATGGCCCCCTAGCTGATTTTTATGCTGAGCATGAGGCGGATAGTCGTGTCTTTTGGATGGACAAGCGTCACTATTCAGCATTTTCAGGAACGGACTTAGATATCCGTTTGCGGGAACGTCGGGTTGATACTGTTATCTTAACAGGTGTTTTGACGGATATTTGTGTTCTTCATACGGCTATTGATGCCTATAATTTAGGTTATCAAATCGAGATTGTCAAGCCTGCAGTTGCCTCTATTTGGCCAGAAAATCATCAGTTTGCTCTTGGTCATTTTAAGAATACTCTGGGAGCCAAATTGCTAGATGAAAATCTGTCTGAAATGAAAGAATGATTCCCTTGGAAAAATGAAAAAAATCTGAAAAAAGTGTTGACAAAGATTTTGAAAGTTGATATACTAGTAAAGTAATCGACGCGGGGATGGCGGAATTGGCAGACGCGCAGGACTAAGGATCCTGTGACCGCTTTAGGTCGTGAGGGTTCAAGTCCCTCTCTCCGCATAGGGTAAGAGTTAGCTTTGGCTAGCTCTTTTTGTTTTTACAAAGAAGACTAGAGGCTACGTTTCGTATATCGAAAAATATTGGCATCAAGAACAGTCATTGTATCAGAAAATTTAAACTGAGTTTTCCATTTCATCCTATCAAGAATTTTCTCAGACACAAGTCAGAAAATGAAGAACTTAGGAAATGGAAAATGCTAAGCTGAAAGACGGTGCCAGCATTTATAAAATGGAGTATATTTTTGATTGATAAAACGTATTCCATATGAGAAAAGTTAGTGTTCGCTAGCTTTTTTGTTTTTTTCAAAAAAATTTTTTGATTTCATAAACATTTCATATTTGGATTTTATAATAGTCTTACAAATATGGAGGTGACAAATGAATCCAATCCAAAGAGCTTGGGCTTATGTCAGCAGAAAACGACTGAGAAGTTTTATTTTATTTCTGATTTTATTTGTCCTTTTAGCAGGAATTTCAGCCTGTTTGACTCTGATGAAGTCCAACAAAACAGTAGAAACGAATCTTTACAAATCACTCAATACCTCTTTTTCTATTAAGAAGATAGAAAATGGTCAGACTTTTAAGTTGTCGGACTTATCATCCGTGAGCAAGATTAAGGGACTGGAAAATGTCTCTCCTGAACTCGAGACGGTCGCAAAACTGAAAGACAAGGAAGCGGTGAGTGGTGAGCAGAGCGTCGAACGTGATGACTTGTCAGCTGCAGACAAGAATTTAGTTAGCTTAACAGCTCTTGAGGATTCATCCAAGGATGTTACCTTTACTAGTTCGGCTTTCAATCTAAAAGAAGGCCGACACCTTCAAAAAGGGGATTCCAAGAAAATCCTGATCCACGAAGAGTTGGCTAAGAAGAACGGTCTTTCGCTTCATGACAAGATTCGCTTGGATGCTGGTCAGTCAGAATCTGGAAAAGGACAGACAGTTGAGTTTGAAATTGTCGGTATCTTTTCTGGTAAGAAACAAGAAAAATTCACAGGCTTGTCTTCTGACTTCAGTGAAAACCAAGTCTTTACAGACTACGAAAGTAGCCAAACCCTTTTGGGAAATGGTGAACCACAAGTCAGTGCAGCCCGCTTCTATGTAGAAAATCCTAAGGAAATGGACGGACTCATGAAGCAGGTGGAAACCTTGGCTTTGGAAAGTCAAGGTTACCAAGTTGAGAAGGAAAACAAGGCCTTTGAACAAATCAAAGACTCAGTGGCAACCTTCCAAACCTTCCTCACCATCTTCCTTTATGGGATGTTGATAGCTGGAGCAGGAGCTTTGATTTTGGTCTTGTCTCTCTGGTTGAGAGAAAGGGTCTACGAAGTGGGGATTCTTCTGGCACTTGGAAAAGGCAAGAGCTCGATCTTCCTCCAGTTCTGTTTAGAGGTAGTTTTGGTATCACTTGGAGCTTTGCTTCCAGCATTTGTTGCAGGAAATGCCGTTACATCCTATCTGCTCCAAACTGTCCTAGCCAGTGGAGATCAGGCAAGCTTACAGGACACGCTGGCCAAAGCAAGCGGTCTATTAACTAGTCTCCTATCCTTTGCAGAATCCTATGTCTTTCTGCTCTTGATTGGTTGCTTGTCTGTAGCCCTTTGTTTCCTATTCTTATTTAGAAAATCGCCTAAGGAAATTTTATCATCTATTAGTTAATACTCTTCGAAAATCAAATTTAATCCGTGTTAGCTTTATCTGCAACCTCAAAGCTGTGCTTTGAGCAACCTGCGGCTAGCTTCCTAGTTTAATCTTTGATTTTCATTGAGTATAAGAAGGAGAAATCATGACTTTATTACAATTGCAAGATGTTACCTACCGTTATAAGAACACTGCTGAAGCAGTTTTATATCAGATCAAGTATAATTTTGAACCTGGAAAATTTTATAGTATCATTGGTGAGTCAGGAGCAGGAAAATCCACTCTCTTGTCCCTACTGGCTGGTCTAGATAGCCCTGTTGAAGGTTCTATCCTTTTCCAAGGAGAGGACATTCGGAATAAGGGATATTCTTATCATCGCATGCACCATATTTCCCTGGTCTTTCAAAATTATAATTTGATTGATTACCTTTCTCCGCTGGAAAATATCCGCTTGGTCAACAAAAAGGCCAGCAAGGATACTCTTCTTGAACTTGGTCTGGATGAAAGCCAGATCAAGCGGAATGTTCTCCAGTTATCAGGTGGGCAACAACAACGTGTTGCCATTGCTCGCAGTTTGGTCTCAGAAGCTCCAGTTATTCTAGCTGATGAGCCAACAGGAAATCTGGACCCTAAAACTGCTGGAGATATTATCGAACTGCTCAAATCACTTGCCGAGAAAACAGGTAAATGTGTGATCGTCGTCACCCACAGTAAAGAAGTGGCACAAGCGTCAGATATTACACTTGAATTGAAGGATAAGAAACTGACTGAAACTCGCAATACTACAAAATAAGATGAGCTTGTTTTGATAGAATTATGAAATCAAATCTAGAAAGGGAACCTATGTTACACAACGCATTTGCCTATGTTACAAGGAAGTTTTTCAAATCGATTGTTATCTTCCTGATTATTCTCCTCATGGCGAGCTTGAGTTTGGTCGGCTTGTCGATCAAGGGAGCTACTGCCAAGGCTTCTCAGGAGACATTTAAAAATATCACCAATAGCTTCTCCATGCAAATCAATCGTCGCGTCAATCAAGGAACGCCACGTGGTTCTGGGAATATCAAGGGTGAGGATATCAAAAAAATCACCGAAAACAAGGCCATCGAGTCTTATGTTAAACGCATCAACGCCATCGGGGATTTGACTGGATATGAACTCATCGAAACGCCAGAAACCAAGAAAAATCTCACTGCAGACCGTGCCAAACGGTTTGGAAGCAGTTTGATGATTACAGGTGTCAATGACTCCTCTAAAGAAGATAAGTTTGTCTCTGGCTCATATAAGCTGGTTGAAGGTGAGCACCTGACCAACGATGATAAGGACAAGATCCTCATGCATAAGGACTTGGCAGCCAAACATGGCTGGAAAGTTGGAGATAAGGTCAAATTGGACTCTAATGTCTATGATGCAGACAATGAAAAAGGTGCCAAGGAAACAGTCGAAGTGACAATCAAGGGGCTCTTTGATGGTCACAATAAGTCAGCAGTAACCTATTCACAAGAACTCTATGAAAATACAGCTATCACAGACATTCACACAGCTGCAAAACTTTATGGATACACAGAAGACACAGCTATTTATGGGGATGCAACCTTCTTTGTAACAGCAGACAAGAACTTGGATGACGTCATGAAAGAGTTGAATGGTATCAGTGGTATCAACTGGAAGAGCTACACACTTGTGAAGAGCTCCTCTAACTACCCAGCTCTAGAGCAATCCATCTCTGGTATGTACAAGATGGCCAACCTCCTCTTCTGGGGTAGCTTGAGCTTCTCAGTTCTTCTCCTTGCACTCTTGCTCAGCCTTTGGATCAATGCTCGTCGCAAGGAAGTGGGAATTCTCCTCTCTATCGGTCTCAAGCAGGCAAGTATCTTGGGGCAATTCATCACCGAATCTATCCTGATCGCCATCCCTGCTCTCGTTTCGGCTTACTTCCTAGCCAACTACACAGCTCGAGCAATCGGAAATACTGTTCTTGCCAATGTCACTTCAGGTGTTGCCAAGCAAGCCAGCAAGGCTGCTCAAGCCTCTAATCTTGGTGGTGGTGCAGAAGTAGATGGCTTTAGCAAGACCTTGTCGAGCTTAGATATTTCCATTCAGACATCAGACTTTATCATCGTCTTTGTCCTTGCTCTGGTTCTAGTGGTTCTCGTTATGGCTCTTGCCTCAAGCAATCTCCTCAGAAAACAACCAAAAGAGCTCTTGCTCGATAGCGAATAAAAAACTTGCTACCTATTCTCCCCTAAATGGGGTATAATATAGGTAGCATTTTTATCTGTTTTGTCTTGATAAGGACTCTTCGAAAATCTCTTCAAACCACGTCAGCTTCACCTAGCCGTATATATGTTACTGACTTCGTCAGTTCTATCTACAACCTCAAAGTAGTACTTTGAGCAACCTGCGGCTAGCTTCCTAGTTTGCTCTTTGATTTTCATTGAGTATAAAGCTCTTTCCTATCAGGATGAAACAGAGAAGATTTACAAGAAATTTAAAGGAATGTGAAACGTTTTTCTATGAAAATTTTAATTGTAGAAGATGAAGAGATGATCCGTGAGGGGATCAGTGATTATTTGGCGGATTGTGGTTATGAAACCGTTGAAGCAGCAGATGGTCAGGAAGCTCTGGAAAAATTTTCCAGCTATGAAGTTGCTCTAGTACTGCTGGATATCCAGATGCCCAAGCTCAATGGTTTAGAAGTCCTAGCTGAGATTCGTAAGACCAGTCAGGTTCCTGTCTTGATGCTGACTGCCTTTCAGGATGAGGAATATAAGATGAGTGCTTTTGCTTCGCTAGCAGATGGCTATCTGGAAAAACCCTTCTCCCTCTCCCTCTTAAAAGTGAGGGTAGACGCGATTTTCAAGCGCTACTACGATACGGGACGAATCTTCTCCTATAAGGATACCAAGGTGGATTTTGAGAGCTATAGTGCAAGCATAGCAGGTCAAGAAATAGCCATCAATGCCAAAGAGTTGGAAATTTTGGACTATCTGGTAAAAAATGAAGGACGGGCTTTGACTCGATCTCAGATAATCGATGCCGTTTGGAAGGTGACAGATGAGGTTCCCTTTGACCGTGTTATTGATGTTTATATCAAGGAACTACGGAAAAAGCTAGACTTGGATTGTATCCTCACTGTGCGCAATGTTGGTTATAAATTGGAGCGAAAATGAAACGAACAGGTTTATTTACAAAGATATTTATCTATACCTTCTCAATTTTTAGTGTTCTGGTTATTTGCCTTCATTTAGCTATTTATTTTCTTTTTCCTTCGACTTATCTGAGCCATCGTCAGGAAACCATTGGTCAGAAAGCGACAGCCATTTCCCAGTCCCTAGAAGGAAAGGATAGGCAAAGTATCGAGCAAGTGTTAGAATTGTATTCCCAGACTAGTGATATCAAGGGGGCCGTCAAGGGAGAGATGACCGAGGACAAGTTAGAAGTCAAGGACAGTCTTCCTCTGGATACAGACCGCCAGACTACCTCTCTCTTTATCGAGGAGCGTGAGGTGAAAACGCAAGATGGTAGCACCATGACTCTGCAATTTCTAGCTTCGATGGATTTGCAAAAGGAAGCAGAGCAAATTAGCCTCCAGTTTCTTCCCTATACCTTGCTGGCATCGTTTTTGATTTCCCTCTTGGTAGCCTACATCTACGCTCGAACCATTGTTGCCCCGATTTTGGAAATCAAGCGGGTAACCCGTCGGATGATGGATCTGGATGCTCAAGTGCGATTGCGCGTGGATTCCAAGGATGAGATTGGTGATCTCAAGGAACAAATCAATAGCCTTTACCAGCATCTCTTAACAGTTATTGCCGATTTGCATGAGAAAAATGAAGCCATTCTCCAGCTGGAAAAGATGAAGGTCGAGTTCTTACGAGGGGCCTCTCATGAATTGAAAACACCCCTGGCTAGTTTGAAAATCCTAATCGAAAATATGAAAGAGAATATCGGTCGTTACAAGGATAGGGACCACTATCTGGGAGTAGCTTTGGGGATTGTGGATGACCTCAGTCACCACGTTCTTCAGATACTTTCTCTTTCTTCTGTTCAAGAATTACGAGAGGAGAAGGAGAACATTGACCTACTCCAGATGACGCAAACTCTGGTTAAGGATTATGCTTTGTTAGCTAAGGAAAGAAAAGTTCAGATAGAGATTAGCCTGACCCATCAGCAGGCTTACATAAACCCATCTGTGATGAAACTGATCCTATCTAATATCATCAGCAATGCTATCAAGCACTCCATTCCAGGGGGCTTGGTTCGTATCGGAGAGAGAGAAGGGGACATCTATATCGAGAATAGCTGTAGTCCAGAAGAACAAGAAAAATTGGCCCAGTCTTTTTCTGGCAATGCTAGTCGCAAGGCCAAGGGTTCAGGAATGGGACTCTTTGTGGTCAAAAGTTTATTAGAACACGAGAATTTATCTTATCATTTTGAGATGCAAGATGATCGTTTGACCTTCTTCATGTCTTATCCTAAAATAGCCCAAGATTAAGAGAAGAAAGGGTTTGCATATATTGAGCTATAAGAAATTCAATCTAAAGCATGGGAAAAACTAGCTTTTTTTGTCAAAAAGTGATAAAATGAACAATGTAAATGGGATGTCCCAAAAAATATATAGGAGGCCTGACAAATGGCAATCGTTTCAGCAGAAAAATTTGTCCAAGCAGCTCGTGACAACGGTTATGCAGTTGGTGGATTTAACACAAACAATCTTGAGTGGACTCAAGCTATCTTGCGTGCAGCAGAAGCTAAAAAAGCTCCAGTTTTGATCCAAACTTCTATGGGTGCTGCGAAATACATGGGCGGTTACAAAGTATGTAAACTTCTCATCGAAAACCTTGTAGAATCAATGGGAATTACTGTACCAGTTGCTATTCACCTTGACCATGGTCATTATGAAGATGCACTTGAATGTATCCGAGTTGGTTATACTTCAGTTATGTTTGACGGTTCACACCTTCCAGTTGAAGAAAACCTTGAAAAAGCTCGTAAAGTTGTAGAATTTGCCCATGCAAACGGCGTATCAGTAGAAGCTGAAGTTGGTACTATCGGTGGTGAAGAAGACGGAATCATTGGTGATGGCGAATTGGCTCCAATTGAAGATGCTAAAGCAATGGTTGCAACTGGTATTGACTTCTTGGCAGCTGGTATTGGTAACATCCACGGTCCTTACCCAGCAAACTGGAAAGGTCTTCACCTTGATCACTTGCAAAAATTGACAGAAGCAGTTCCAGGCTTCCCAATCGTATTGCATGGTGGTTCAGGTATTCCTGATGACCAAATCCAAGCAGCTATCAAACTTGGTGTTGCGAAAGTTAACGTTAACACTGAATGCCAAATCGCATTTGCTAACGCAACTCGTAAATTTGTTGCTGAATACGAAGCAAACGAAGCAGAATACGATAAGAAGAAACTCTTTGACCCACGTAAATTCTTGAAACCAGGTTTCGAAGCAATTACAGAAGCTGTTGAAGAACGTATCGACGTATTCGGTTCAGAAGGTAAAGCTTAATCTGGCTGAACAATACAGAAAGAACCTGCCCATTGGGTGGGTTTTTTTGAGTGAATATATAGCTAATATACTGTAGAAGAAGCAATCTTAAGTTGCTAAAAGGTTCTATTTTTTGTACAATAATGCTATGAAAACACTAAAAAAATGTTGCCTTGGCTTTATTAGTTTCATTCTTTTGTTTTTAGTAGCTACATTTATCTTTCACTGTATTAGTTTAGAAAAGGAACAAGCCTCCTTAACACCTATGGGGCAAACTGTTCTTGTCAATGGTCATCAAATGAATATTTACGTTCAAGGTAAAGGATCTGAGACGATAGTATTTCTTTCAGGTGCTGGAATTGCTTCTCCGATCTTGGACTTTAAGAATGTGTCGATTCCTTATCGAAAAGATACAAGGTAGTCATCGTGGAGCGAGCTGGCTATGGTTATAGTGAGGATAGTAATCAATCTAGAGATGTGATGGAGGTTCTTTCTGAAACTCGTCAAGCCTTGTCACAGGCTAATCTTTCAGGTCCATTTATCATCATATCTCATTCCATGGCCAGTCTTGAGAGTCTGGCTTGGCAGGAAAAATATCCTGATGAAGTGAAAGCCTTGATTGGTCTGGATTGGGCACTGCCGTCAAGTTATGAGGATTTAAAGAACAATCAAGCCTTGCTTACTGTGGCATTTTGGAGCAGTAAGATTGGCTTATTACGCTACTTCCCTGAGTCCTTTTATATAAAAAATCCAACTCTGATCGAAAGTGAACGAAAACAATATAAAAATTTAGCTTATAAGCAGTTGATGTCACAAGCTATGCTTCATGAATCCCAAACGGTAAAGGAAAATGCCAAGAAAGTTCCCTCTAGAATCAATCAGAAAATCCCTACCTTACTCCTGGTTTCTAACGGTCAAGATACAAGCTTTAGTCAATCTGAGTGGCAGCGCTACGCAGAGAAATTTGCTAGTGAACAGTCTAATGTGAAGGTCATCTATATGGATGCACCACACGACCTCTATCATTATCAAAGCGATGCTATTGTTTCTCGCATTAAAGAATTTTTAGAGAATAATTGAGGGCTTAAAAATCCATTGAGACTGATGATAATAATTGAAAGGTAGTGACTTATGAATAATTCTTATATTTTACTTAGACATGCTCATTCAAGATTTTCAAGTGATGATTTTAATAGAACTTTATCAGAAAAAGGATTTTCATCTCTTGACCAGTTAGAGTTTTTGAATTCTTTTAATATTGATTATTATTTTTCTAGTCCTTATAAACGAGCATTTGAAACGATTAATAGCTCGCCAATTCAATTTGATAAAATAGTTCTTGATAATAGGTTACGAGAGAGAAAATTATCTTCAACCTTTATAAAAGATTCTGAGTTTGAAGACAGTATTAAATATTTATGGCAAAATCCTAGTGAATCTCTTTCAGAAGGGGAATCAAATCAAGACGCACTAGCTAGAGTACTAAATTTTTTAATGGAATTGGAAGAGAGATACTCAGAAAAAACGATTTTACTTAGTTCACACGGGAATTTGATAGGAATACTACTAAATCACTTTGATTCCAGTTTTGATTATGAAAAATGGGAGCAAATGACCTTTCCAGATTGTTTTCTAATTGATAGAAATGGGATTGTGAAAAGAATTATGAAAGATTAGTTCTTTGATTAAATAGTGAATCATATTGATCAAAATAGTTTGCTTTTTACAATTCGTAACCTGCCCCTAAGGGCAGGTTTTTTGTGTTTTAAAGAAATTATCAAACAAGAATTTTTGATTCAAAAGTATTACATTAAGAGAGAAGTCTCTAATTTCACAATCTACAGGCAAACGCTTGCATTCCGTTTTTTATTGAACTATAATAGGTTGGTATAAAGTCTTTTGTAATAATAAAATGTAGAAGATTTAGAAGGTAAGGATTTAGAATATTTGTAGTCAAAAATACGATGTTTCTATTCCTTACGATAGGGAGAGAAATATGGCAATGATAGAAGTGGAACATCTCCAGAAAAATTTTGTGAAGACTGTTAAAGAACCGGGATTGAAGGGGGCTTTGCGCTCCTTTATTCATCCTGAAAAGCAGACCTTTGAAGCGGTCAAGGATTTGACTTTCGAAGTACCAAAGGGCCAAATTTTAGGCTTTATTGGAGCTAATGGTGCTGGGAAGTCGACAACTATTAAGATGCTGACAGGGATTTTAAAACCGACATCTGGTTTTTGTCGGATTAACGGCAAGATTCCGCAAGATAATCGCCAAGATTATGTTAAGGATATCGGGGTTGTCTTTGGACAACGTACCCAGCTATGGTGGGATTTGGCTCTGCAAGAGACCTATACGGTCTTGAAAGAGATTTACGATGTGCCAGATTCGCTTTTTCAGAAGCGCATGGATTTTTTGAATGAAGTCTTGGACTTGAAGGAATTTATCAAGGACCCCGTGCGAACTCTTTCACTGGGACAACGGATGCGGGCGGACATTGCGGCTTCCTTGCTTCACAATCCCAAGGTTCTCTTTTTAGATGAGCCGACTATTGGTCTGGATGTTTCTGTCAAGGATAACATTCGTCGAGCCATTACCCAGATTAATCAGGAGGAAGAAACAACCATCCTCTTGACCACTCATGACTTGAGTGATATTGAGCAACTTTGTGATCGGATTTTCATGATTGACAAGGGGCAGGAGATTTTTGATGGAACGGTGAGTCAACTCAAGGAAACCTTTGGCAAGATGAAGACTCTTTCCTTTGAATTGGTGCCAGGGCAAAGTCATCTCCTTTCTCACTATGAAGGCTTTCCTGATATGACTATTGATAGACAAGGGAATAGCCTTAATATTGAATTTGATAGTTCCTGCTACCAGTCAGCTGATAT
This genomic interval from Streptococcus oralis subsp. tigurinus contains the following:
- a CDS encoding class II fructose-bisphosphate aldolase, which translates into the protein MAIVSAEKFVQAARDNGYAVGGFNTNNLEWTQAILRAAEAKKAPVLIQTSMGAAKYMGGYKVCKLLIENLVESMGITVPVAIHLDHGHYEDALECIRVGYTSVMFDGSHLPVEENLEKARKVVEFAHANGVSVEAEVGTIGGEEDGIIGDGELAPIEDAKAMVATGIDFLAAGIGNIHGPYPANWKGLHLDHLQKLTEAVPGFPIVLHGGSGIPDDQIQAAIKLGVAKVNVNTECQIAFANATRKFVAEYEANEAEYDKKKLFDPRKFLKPGFEAITEAVEERIDVFGSEGKA
- a CDS encoding histidine phosphatase family protein, which codes for MNNSYILLRHAHSRFSSDDFNRTLSEKGFSSLDQLEFLNSFNIDYYFSSPYKRAFETINSSPIQFDKIVLDNRLRERKLSSTFIKDSEFEDSIKYLWQNPSESLSEGESNQDALARVLNFLMELEERYSEKTILLSSHGNLIGILLNHFDSSFDYEKWEQMTFPDCFLIDRNGIVKRIMKD
- a CDS encoding ABC transporter ATP-binding protein translates to MAMIEVEHLQKNFVKTVKEPGLKGALRSFIHPEKQTFEAVKDLTFEVPKGQILGFIGANGAGKSTTIKMLTGILKPTSGFCRINGKIPQDNRQDYVKDIGVVFGQRTQLWWDLALQETYTVLKEIYDVPDSLFQKRMDFLNEVLDLKEFIKDPVRTLSLGQRMRADIAASLLHNPKVLFLDEPTIGLDVSVKDNIRRAITQINQEEETTILLTTHDLSDIEQLCDRIFMIDKGQEIFDGTVSQLKETFGKMKTLSFELVPGQSHLLSHYEGFPDMTIDRQGNSLNIEFDSSCYQSADIIKQTLSDFEIRDLKMVDTDIEDIIRRFYRKEL